CCACCCTTTGCCTTGCAGTGTTATTCCTCTTCTTAACCTCCACATATGCTGGAAGACTTGGCCCtgcttcttcctctttcacttCAACCAAAACTCAAAATGTGGTGAgttaattttcttaattcataTCATATGAACAGTTACATACATCATATGTTTTATTCAGTTGTTAATGATCTTCTTCTCGTATGTGCTTTAAGGCTTTGGAAGAAGAGAAGTTAGACGTGGAGGAAAGTTGTGATGGTATTTCAGAAGAAGATTGCTTGATGCGAAGAACACTTGTGGCTCACACGGATTATATCTACACACAGAACCACAAACCATGAGATTCATACCTGTTTCTCATATCAGATGCAAGCTATATATAACTCCCTCGCTTATCATTGTAATTATGCATAAGCAATACTTttcacataaatatatatataatccacTTTTGAAACACTTAGATTTCTTTTCCTGCAGTTGCTGATAGGAGTTTCTTATAATCTGTATTAAAAGAAGTATTCCTTTTTGTTTCATATTGTAAACCGATACATATATGTGGATATCGATTTTGATTGATATAAATTTGGATATTACCCTTATTTTTATTCATCCATAATTTTTTGAAACTGGGTTCATTCAGACATCAgaaaagtatgtttttttttggggggggtggtggtggtgggtgCCTAGTGGCATGATCGCAATTTGATTGGTCATATCAAAGAGAATGGAAGCTTGCATGATGAAGCTCTGCATCAGCTGTAAAGTGTTCAACTTGTTTGGGAAATAACCAACACAATGGACCGAAAGGCAGTTTGGTTCCCAAAGTGAATAATAACATGTGCATTAGGGATGGACAAAAGAGAAAAGCTTCAAATTACAGATCCTTCAAGATTATAGCTTTGGCGTTTCTTTGCTTATAATCAAtgtttaatatatgtatatatatcactgttacaagataatgaaactTGTTTGGGACAAAAGATACGATGCCACTGCCACCCAAAATATTCTTGCTTTAGTTGAACCGTGTTGGCTAAATGAGTAAGTCGTGATTATTATTCTGATAAGATTTATGAAGTTCCTCGTGCAGGATcggaacaaaaataaaatacttgaaaattaatttatcttaaacACTGTGAAAAAGCTGTCTCTACCCGACGCTCATTTTTTATTGCTATTTGCATACCCTGTTTCTTGTGTGAGGATAAAGAATCACACCTAACTATTGTAAATTCACCCCATATTGAGTGTGTTTGTAAAGCTAAACCTTTTAAGTCTGGTTTGATTGGCTCACGGTATTGGTTGGCTTCATAACTAGCAGATTGGCAAAAATGGTATTCATAATCAGTCATCGTGATCACACTAGCTATGCTTTATAGCCTTTAGGTCATCAAGTGCTTTCCTCTATCAAGATATTCCTATTGCCAGGGTATTGATGCATTCACACACATTCAATTAATCATAACCATTCATTAAGATtaaatgtgttatatattttattttataaatctatgTCTAAAAATGTATATCCAATAGTTTAGACTCGTGCTTACGTGAATGCTTGAATGTACAGAATCCATTTCCAGTCTGACATAACCTACTgttaatattatcataaaaaaaaaattacaaattgaaaagtgtgtttatctttaacttttaacatttttaaaacaatataggTATTCTTGACGAGGTTTCGGTTTAGGAAGAGATTCCCAGTAGCCtttaatcatatgaaacatATCATGTTCCAAACAACAAGTAGCAGTGGACTTTGCGGCTACATGCCCACACACAGAGCACATCATTACTGAAAAACCCAAGAGGCAAAAATGTTTATCTTATCTGTTATCGTGTCCAttcatttttggttttaaaaacaGAGATATTACCTGTAAGATGGTAAATATATAGTATGAAACTTTTTGAGTGATTGTTTAACATATTTACCATGTTGTTTATCATTATGGCAAGTTAGTGCATTGTTGACCAGTGTAGATAAGTTGGCCTACAAGCATGATTTTGACATGCTATCGATGCTGTGTCCTTCAGCTGACTTCAAACCactatcataaaatttaaagaaattttattttgagtggATTAATAGGCTTAGAAATGTAGATCCATCACCTAACTATGGAAGCTTCtccctttatttatatttccaTCTGTTTCTCGTACGGTATTTGCAACTCTATTTGGAAAATAAAGTTTCTTACAATTACTACAATCTTTGACTTCGACACCTAGGATTACTAGTGCTAATTATTCTCATCATTTTTATGTTTACCTTAAAAGGGAAGTCAAACTCTACAATAATCGATAAACCCACCGTAAATCAAACAGTAAcgttttcctctttctttaatttcaagATCATTGTCACTTCTTACACACAAAAGCTagattgtaaatttattttatgtttataagaTTTTAATGTTGAACACATAgaattaatgaaaagataatatagtttgatcatatttttttacaatattttaacacgTGTTATTACGTGATTAGTCTATGAcagtatttataattattattgttattattattgattgtggagtaattttagatcaaaaaatattgtgaaagtatcattatttttaatgaaatattataccaATTTTGTAAAAGTTCATACgtgtctttattttttacttttgttggGTATAATATctctgttttattctttttctctcaataaTGGATATATGATACTCTTctaaattttgatgaaattctttTTATCACAAATAAGATAGATAACaactaataataaagataatatcaaaatgACATATTTGTCaatgttattaatatattatataaatttttcaatcgagtatcaaataaaaaatgaaacaagaaaCTATACaaataagtatatttatatttgttactAAATTAAGAATTTACGTTATTAAATTCTCAGAAATaagagtaatattttttatatgacagaaagtaaaaaagatataaatataaaaataatttaatataataaagttgAGTTTTGTATTTCACATCAGCAGAGACATCGTAgcaaaaataagttatttaaacTATAAGAATAAAGGATTTTCAAATTATGAGCCagaacaaatataataaatatgtttgatattattttcaatcttaAAACTTTGtggatttctttttatatattacttacctcactcatttttcttttaacctcTCCCTTCAATTCCTAATTAATACCTATACAGTGAGATTATTACCCACAAatgctaatttatttttcatcactACTTTCAATCAATGAGATCATAATTTAGATTGTCTTCCATTCAAAAGCATGCACGGTGTTTTGCAGTCAGTTAAGAAAACCAAGCCTCAAAATGGATTTCtgcatatattattataattcagCATTTATCTCTTTGATTAATtagataaaacaaatattataggACTCTTCATGTTATATCCGTACTAAATGAAATGATGAATTTATTACTGGGTTATAATGTTAATGAcaaatttagtttattaaatttttcattatttcaaaCGTTAAATTGTTAGTACTCACATTCAAGAAACAATTTGTTCATTTacctttttagtttttagaaaaatttctaaattacttaataattgttattatttgtaTCGTATAACCATTTAGTCAATTATAGATTAAATGGTCAATTAGtattatgatgcaaaaataaattattattttttcaaaatactgaataatttaaaaagtgaaatatgATTATTAACAATTGGGTAGTAATTAAGTTGTTACGAAACACCATTATTAACGTGTTCAATGATGATCTCATTCGTAGTAACATTATTGAATGGGTTTTCATCGTTTCGGAATGTATTTTTCTGGGAATGCCTTAGCATGGTCCGAAAAATGGTATTTTATGAGCTCATTTTCCTCTTGCATGCGATAAGAGAAATTATGGGCGTGCAGGAAGTAATTGTCTCTGGACTAGAATTTTAGATGGGCCTAACCTATGGGCCGTGGTGGATTTCCCGCCATAAACCTTTTCTTTCTCACCCTACCCTGCAAACGCAACACAACCGTTTCCGGTGAAGACAAGAAGAATCACAATTGAAATTGAAGTGGGTGCCGAAGAGAAATGTTGCAAACCCTAGGAGGCGTAACCCCTCGCTTCGTGAACCGGTCATGGCTGCGAAACCTGACGGTGCGTGCAATGACATTCTCTTCCTCCTCCGATTATGGAGACCAGTCACGTGGTGGCCTTCCTCGTTTCTACTCCGAAATTCTTCCTCCTTCCAAGgtattcattttcttcttctttctctctgcTTTGTCTATGACTCTTTTATATTACTACAATTATGTTTACTGCGCGAGTCCTTATCGATTCCACTGTTTGTAGTTTCAATTTGGAACCAGTTTCAGTTAGCAACCCCTCGTTTGTCATTATCCTTGTCGGATGTAATTCATAAGCAGCACGTAGCTTTATGGAGCTAAGGCTTTGGCAAAGTTCGTAATTTGTGTTTGGAAAAGGCCATTTTAACGGTgctgacatttttttttcaatgtttccCTTCTAAATTGTAGTTCTCTTCAGTGTGCcttatttactttgattaatgataaaatcTGCCGTTCTTTTCAAACAGTTTTGACCACTGTGTTTTCGCTCAGCCTTCTTCTTTTAAGCTCAGcgcttttttctgttttttttttttttttttNttttttttttttttttttctgttttgtttctGTTTCTTTTCTTCCTGTTTATATACTCCTTTTTTACTCTGTTTCCGTGAGGGAATAAGAATGCAGTGTTCATTTGTTCATTCTTTTTTCTGTTCATCCTTCCGCTATTTTTCATCTTATATACCATGTTGTTAATTGAAGATatgtataatgttttatttagttttaccTGGGAAAATGCAGGGTAGTGTTATACGCGTGCAAGGTGATGAATTTTGGCATATGACAAAAGTACTGAGGTTAAGCACCAACGATAGGTAATTCTGATTGATGATTGCTCGTTAATTAGATAGGCCATTCCTTGaagtttaatattaatttcGCTTTCTTTCTTGAGATAAATC
This genomic interval from Vigna radiata var. radiata cultivar VC1973A chromosome 8, Vradiata_ver6, whole genome shotgun sequence contains the following:
- the LOC106771899 gene encoding phytosulfokines 3, encoding MKMSSKVTNATLCLAVLFLFLTSTYAGRLGPASSSFTSTKTQNVALEEEKLDVEESCDGISEEDCLMRRTLVAHTDYIYTQNHKP